From one Mustelus asterias chromosome 2, sMusAst1.hap1.1, whole genome shotgun sequence genomic stretch:
- the nrsn1 gene encoding neurensin-1, whose protein sequence is MSLCAEICQSENSNYNAEGLHQHYGVRSYLHQFYEDCTASIWEHEDDFQIKRSPSKWSSVLWKVGLMAGTIVLLIGMAVIAAGYLVPPKFEAFGEEKENFLVVDGQAVQFNVALDICKLAGAILFCIGGMMVAACLLMSTLATSYSKEEKYLQQKFKERIADAQASCEPVTKAPAPGERKIPITLSKVHNVQPTLES, encoded by the exons ATGAGTTTGTGTGCCGAGATCTGCCAGTCAGAGAACTCTAACTACAACGCAGAGGGGTTGCACCAACATTATGGAGTCCGATCATATCTGCATCAGTTCTATGAAGACTGTACGGCATCAATCTGGGAGCATGAGGATGATTTTCAGATTAAGAGATCCCCAAGCAAGTGGAGCTCTGTTCTCTGGAAG GTCGGACTCATGGCTGGAACCATCGTACTTCTGATAGGAATGGCAGTGATTGCAGCCGGCTACCTGGTACCACCAAAGTTTGAAGCATTTGGAGAGGAGAAGGAGAATTTTCTGGTAGTGGATGGTCAAGCTGTCCAGTTCAATGTGGCACTGGACATCTGTAAGCTGGCAGGGGCTATTCTCTTTTGCATTGGGGGGATGATGGTGGCCGCATGCCTCCTGATGTCCACGTTGGCCACGAGTTACTCCAAGGAAGAAAAATACCTGCAGCAGAAGTTTAAAGAGAGAATTGCGGATGCCCAAGCTTCCTGCGAGCCAGTCACTAAGGCACCAGCTCCGGGTGAGCGTAAAATCCCCATCACTTTGTCCAAAGTACACAATGTGCAGCCCACATTGGAGAGCTAA